TTTATGGCGATAAAATCTGATATGTCAAAGGCTTATGACCGGGTTGAATGGTCTTATCTCAAAGCCTTGATGCAAGCGATGGGTTTTCATGGAGTCTGGATTGATAGAGTGATGGAGTGTGTTTCCTCGGTTACATATGCAGTTCTGATAAATGATCAGCCTTTTGGGAATATCGAACCAGGAAGAGGGCTCAGACAGGGCGATCCTTTGTCTCCATTCTTATTTGTTTTGTGTACTGAGGGAGTTATACACATGATCAAGAAGGCAGAGAAGGAGGGCAGGCTGGAAGGCATTCAGTTTCACGAGAAAGGACCGATGATTCATCATCTTTTATTTGTTGATGACAGTCTCTTTGTGTGCAAAGCCAACAATGATCAAGCTGCAGTCTTGATGGAGATATTGGATAGGTATGGGAGAGCTACGGGTCAAAGGTTAAATCTTGAGAAATCAGCTATAACCTTTGGGAAGAAGGTTTTGATGGAGAATCAGATTAGCATAAAAAGAATCACTGGCATAGAGAAAGAGGGAGGAACTGGGAATTATCTTGGCTTGCCGGAGTGCTTCAGCGGCTCTAAGACGGAGATGCTAGCATATATCTATGACAGACTCAAAGATAGACTCTCTGGTTATTTTGCGAGACTGCTATCTCAAGGGGGTAAAGAAGTGTTACTTAAAGCAGTGGCATTGACAATGCCTGTTTATGCTATGTCTTGCTTTAAGTTAACAAAAATTTCTTGTGAAAATCTGACTCAAGCAATGGCAGCCTTTTGGTGGGATTCTTTAGAGCATAAGCGCAAAATCCATTGGCTGAGCTGGGAAAAACTGTGTTTATCTAAGCAGCAAGGTGGCTTGGCCTTTAAAGATCTTCAGACTTTCAACCAAGCTCTTCTTGCCAAGCAGGCTTGGAGGTTACTTGACCAGCCGGAATCTCTCTTTGCAAGGGTCTACAAGAGCCGATACTTCCCTGATTGTGAGTTTTTAAATGCTAAGATGGGCGCCAGGCCCTCCTATGGTTGGAGAAGTATCCAATTTGGGAAGGAATTGTTAGTTCGCGgtttaagaaaacaaattgGGAAAGGTAATTCAGTTAGCGTGTGGATGGACTCTTGGATAGTTGGTGAGATAATGAGAAGACCCCTCATGAAGAACATAATTGTTGATTTGGAGCTTAAGGTTTCTCATCTCATCGATTATGAAACCAGATCCTGGAAAAGATCGGTGCTTGAAGAACTATTCTTCCCTGATGATGTAGCCAGCATTTTAAAGATGAAGCCGGCAGTTGGAGAGGAAGATTTTTGGACTTGGTGTCACAATAGAAATGGTGTGTATTCAGTAAAATCTGGCTATTGGATGATGAATAATGAGAAGCACTCACGTCTGATCCAAGAAGCTACAATGTTGCCTTCTCTGAACCCTCTCAAAGAAGCTGTTTTGAAGGTTAAAACAGCTCCcaagatcaaaacatttatGTGGAGAGCAGTCTCCAATGCGATTCCGGTTGGGGAACTTTTGCTCAAGAGGGGAATGAAAATGGATTCTTGTTGCCAGATTTGTGGTTTTGAAAAGGAATCGGTTAAtcatctgatcttcacttgtcCGGTGGCTCGGCAGGTTTGGGCTCTGTCTCTCATCCCCTTGCCTGAAAATGGGTTTGATGTGGTCTCTTTCTATTCAAACCTTCATTTTATGTTAACGGATCTGACTGATAAGAATTCTACTAAAGATGCAAGAAGACGTTTCCCTTGGGTTATCTGGCATTTATGGAAGAATCGTAATTTCTTCTGGTTTGAGGGAAGGAGATTCAGTGCTTATGAGATTGTTCAGAAAATAATGCTGGAAGCAGACTCATGGTTTTTAGCTGTTGAAATGGAAGAGACTAGAATGGAAGAGGATAAAAGAGTGGAGCAGACGGTGATGCTCAAATGGGAACCTCCTCAAGTTTCTTGGTTAAAATGCAATATTGGTGTGCATTGGAAGAAGGAATTTGCTTTAGGAGGGGCGGCTTGGGTGTTATGGGACTCAAAAGGAAAGGTATTGCTGCATAGTAGGAGAGCTTTTACTGGTCTCAACAACTTGAAGGAATTGAAATTTCAAGTTCTTATGTGGGCGATTGACAGTATGGTAAGTCATAGGCTAAACAGGGTGATCTTTGCGGTTGATGATGACATGATTGTTGGTGCGGTGACAAGACCAAAAGCATGGCCATCTTTCAAAGCAATGCGTGCAGATATCTTGTTTGGGCTAAGGAAGATTGAATGGTGGAGGTTTTCTAAAGAAATGAATAGCGGGAATAGAGGTGCATTTCTTATTGCTCAAAGTGTTACTAGAGACCTAAGACTTCAGTCCTATGTTGCAGCAGGTTATCCTTTTTGGCTGCAGGGTATCTTTGAAAGTGAGAAACGTTTGGCCTCTCTTTGACTTGTAGTTGTCTTCTCAAGGAATTTTGTGGTATACTAGATGTGTGGGTGTGTTAGTTTGGCCTTTGTTTAGGTTTGGAATCAGTGTTCGTCTTGTTTTTGGCTCTTTGTTTAAAGGGGTTGTTTTGTTAAACTTTATGATGAATGTAAATttcagatgacaaaaaaaaaagagatgtgaACATAAGCATTTTTTCCTATCTCATTCTTTAGTTAGAAAAGGAAGAAgattcttcttctctgtttttgtggtgtatatttttcttcttctttgactcCTTAGCTACATAGAACCTCATATCTGCAACTAAAAATCAAACTCTCTTGCCAATAAAGAAACATTTCTAAGCCAGAAATCTACATAAGCATTTTTTCCTATCTCATTCTTTAACTCGCTCACGCATGGACACCGCAAGAAAACTCACGGTCTTATTAGTCTCACTTTTATTCGGGCTCTTCCTAGTTCCAAGCGTCCCAGTTCGAGCAACAACAGAGTTTACTTTCCGAGGTTTTAAAGGAAACGAATCAGCGATTCGTATTGCAGGAGAGGCTGCTGTGATCAAACCAGACGGGTTACTGAGACTCACTAACCGAGCCTCAAACGTCACCGGTACAGCATTCTACCACAAACCGGTGAGATTGCTGGAGACCAACAGAAACGCCACCAGGGTTGGTTCTTTTAGCACTCGTTTCGTCTTTGTTATAATCCCTTCCAGCTCTAGCAGTGGAGGCTTTGGCTTCACGTTCACGCTATCGCCAACCCCTAATCGTCCCAATGCTGGATCTGCGCAGTACTTGGGAGTTCTCAACAAAGAGAACAATGGTGACCCGAGGAATCACGTTTTCGCAGTGGAGTTCGACACGGTCCAAGGATCCGGAGACGATACTGACAAAATCGGAAACGACATTGGTCTTAATTTCAACAACCGAACATCTGATTTCCAAGAGCCGGTCGTGTACTACCAGAACGACGATCCTAACAAGAGAGAAGATTTCGAGCTGGAGAGTGGCAATCCGATTCAAGCTCTTTTGAGTTACGATGGAGCAACACAAACACTAAACGTCACCGTATACCCGGCGAAACTGGGGTTTAAACCGACTAAACCATTGATCTCACGACAGATACCCAAACTGCTGGACGTCGTGCAAGAAGAAATGTACGTGGGATTCACAGCAGCCACAGGAAAAGGAGATCAGTCGAGTGATCATTACCTGATGGGTTGGAGTTTCTCAAGCGTCGGAGAAAACACCATTGCAGCTACGCTAGACCTCTCGGAGCTTCCTCCTCCGCCTCGGAACACGACCGCCAAGAGAGGCTTCAATTCTCAGGCCATCGTATTGATAGTGGCTTTATCGGCCGTTATGGTCATCATGCTtgtgttgctcttcttcttcgtcatgtACAAAAAGCGACTGCGACAAGAAGAGACTCTGGAAGACTGGGAAATCGACCATCCTCGCAGATTCAGATACAGAGATCTCTACGTAGCCACCGACGGATTCAAGGAGGCTGGGATCATCGGAACCGGAGGGTTCGGAACGGTTTTCAAAGGAAAACTCGCCAACTCGGATGATCTTATCGCCGTGAAGAAAATCATTCCAAACAGCAGGCAAGGTGTTCGAGAATTCATGGCGGAGATCGAGAGTCTAGGGCGCGTGAGGCATCGGAACCTCGTGAATCTCCAAGGATGGTGCAAACACAGAACCGATCTTCTGCTGATTTACGATTACATCCCCAACGGCAGCTTGGACTCGCTTCTCTACAGTGTTCCGCGGAGAAGCGGCGCCGTTTTGCCGTGGAACGCGCGTTTGGAGATCGCCAAAGGAATCGCGTCGGGTTTGTTGTATCTCCACGAAGAGTGGGAACAGATCGTGGTTCACAGAGACGTGAAACCAAGCAACGTTCTGATCGAATCCAACATGAACCCGAGACTGGGAGATTTCGGACTAGCGAGGCTTTACGAACGAGGATCGCTGACAGAGACAACGGGACTCGTCGGGACGATTGGGTATGTGGCGCCTGAGCTGGCCCGCAACGGTAAACCCTCGTCTGCGTCTGACGCTTTCGCGTTTGGCGTTCTTCTCTTGGAGATCGTCTGCGGGAGAAAACCAACGGATTCAGGTACCTTCTTCTTAGTCGATTGGGTTATGGGAATGCACGCGCGCGGTGAGATTCTCAGTGCGATCGATCCGAGACTTGGATCTGATTACGACGGCGGAGAAGCAAGGGTCGCTCTCGCCGTGGGTCTGCTGTGCTGCCACCAAAATCCGGCGTCTCGGCCGTCGATGAGAGGGGTGCTTAGGTTTCTAAACGGAGAGGAGGAAGTTGCTGAGATTGATGGTGACTGGGGGTATTCAAAGTCATCACGAAGCGATTTTGGATCGAAATTTGTTCCATGGTCGAGCtcaaaagcttcttcttcttcttcttcttcgttcgtcaCCAGGATCACTTCGACTTCTCGTGTTACTAGTGGTGGATAGATACCACTGTACACTTGCTTccgttatgtttttttttcttgattaaaTTTCAGTTTTTCCCTTTTCAGTGTACACAATATACTAATATTTGGATCGTTAACTGAGCGAATATCAATCTGAACAGATAGATCATCACAGAGTTATGTGATCTCTCTGCGTATTGAACTATGTAAAAAAACTGGATTGTTTCCTACCAGCGATTCCAAACTCAAAAACTAAACAGTGAATTCAAAAGATGCTGTTTATATCGAACTAGACACTCGGCAACCTAAACCGAAAGGATCACAGGCCTGTCTGTGCTTTGCTATTTAACCAACCGATCCAACggctgaaccgaaccgaagatTTAAAAGCCATTTTTTCATATCTGATTTAAATAACAGGAGGAGGTTGTCATAATACAAATAACAAATTGTCAAATTCAAATCAGAGACTGCAGAACCCCCCCCACCCcaaagaaacataaatttttatttacaaaaaatatagaGATTAGAAATGCATATgcgcagaagaagatgagataagctaattaaagagagagagagagagagaggcaggATGTTCAGCGAGGAACAGGAGAGTAAGGAACAAGAGTTGGGTGGTCACGAGCAACGAGAGGCAGTTTGTCAATGTACATTAACAACCTCTTCACATTCTCCTTGTATATCTCCGGCAACTCCACAATCTCTCTGCTCGAAGTGTAAACCCATAGATCACCAGAATTCACTCTTTTTAAGCTCCCTCTACAGAACGGGCACGACTGTGACCTCAAACGCCTGTTTCAAACACAACATATTAATCTATTGcaccctttaaaaaaaatatgctaTTGAGTGGTGAGTGAGTAAAGAGGAGGAAGCAATTCACACCAGTCTCGGTAGCAATTTATACACATGGAGTGATTGCAAGTAGGAAGAACAACTTTATTGCGAATCTCCAAGCAAATGCCACACTCTTCCTCCCTCTCCAAATCCACCTCCGACATCTTTCCTTTCTCTGTTCTCCGGTATCTTTTGTCGCATATCTccttttgtttcctttcttctACATCGTTTATCCCTCCGTGAAGTTGCAATAGCGAAGGAAACAACACATCTACAACATATCCAATGGAAACATTGTTATTATTGGACCAACTTCCTAATCAAATACACCACCTAAGTGTGACATATTTTACCGTAGAACTCTTTGATACTAGCTTTCCGTTCATGAAGCGACATTGTGGTCTTCCCATCAACATATgcctataaataaaataaaacagagaATATCACATATCAAGTCTAGGCAAATAACAGAGGATCAATGTCCGAGATGTATTAAAAAAGGATAAGTACCTTATAAATAAGGATCCTAAGCAAACCCAAAGAGGCAGCGAAATGACAATCAGTCCACTGAACAAGGAAGAGAAAGAGGTGAGCCGCGGGGCTGTATGACAGTCTCATCTGGACGAACCCGCCATCATTCTCCTCTGGATACTCAGATGccctatcaaaaaaaaagatagagaaataagataacaatacaatTATTCACAAGTCTTTATCCAGTAAACCAAAAGTCAGACTTGGGATAGAATCCCAGACTATATATGACAAAAATAATTGACCGGTTTGAGGAAGGAGTGGTGGCGTCTGAGACTAGCTAAAGGAATAAATTGACATTTTAAAGAGCTCGCGTAAACGCAAAGTCTCAAGATTCATTCTGACATCAGCAAGCAAGCAAACCCCATCAGACAACAGAGATTCAAACAAAGTATCCAGACTGAATAACCCATCTGGAAACTTTAATACAACTCCAAGGAAGATTTGTGTAAACAGTTTGATCTATCGAACCGGAAGACTCAAAAAAATCAGCAGCCAAACCAGAATATAGTAGGCAAGAGAtatcaatcaatcaaaatttCCAAAGCGATCATCCACTCTCGACAAAGACCACGATCAGATTccatcggaaaaaaaaaaaaaaaaaaaaactcttgcgGGTATTAttaaccagagagagagagagagatttacaGGGTGTTGGCGAACTGGATATCAGCTTCGAGAGCTTTGAGTGAATCCTTGAACGACTTTCTCATTCTTTTTTCCCTTTTCTTCACTCCTCGACCAGACGATGTAACATAAACCAGAGCTTCcaagacaaaacaaaaccctAGTCCCTTCTTTTTTAATCTTTGAGATCAAACTATACCGACACACGCCTAAAATATCGCAAACCCTAGCAGCCCTATTAGATTCTCTCTCCCATTCCCAtggatgatttttttctttttttctggaGATTTATACTCACTCAACCGAGGAGGTAGCGacggggagagagagagagaaagtaagtTTGCTTAAATTCGCGTAGAGCACACGTAATCAAAGATCACACAATATTTAACATAACTAAAGTGAAAGAGCGTCTAAAGTAAAGGCTTcctcctcctttttttttttttgttctacaaGGAACTGgaacaaattattaaataaacatTACTTGCGCAATTAGCCAAATTACCATAAAAACCCTACCTTGGGCTCCACTTAACAAGAAGGACAaggataatattatttatttaactgaGAGAAAGAAAAACCAATTGAGTGACAGGACGTGTGTCACTGCTTCAGGCGGCGGTGTGTGCAACTGTGCGCCTTGTAGAGATACGTGACCGACATGTGTCTGCGTGTCAGTGGGGGCCACCATCAACACCAACGTGTCGCAATATAAGCCTGTGAACTAGCTTTTAACGTGTTTCGGACAGGATACCAGTCTTAATGCAAATACACAACCCTTAAAGGATTCTTTATGAAATATTTGCATGCTTGGATCTCGTAAGGCCTCGTAATTTGCTTACTAATTCGGCTTTTATGATACGTATATGACCTACGTGTGCTTTTACAATTAATGGATGTGGGTAAAAGGATCGAACAATTATAGGTCATTTCGTGACATGATTTGTTATCATTATCAGACAAATTGAATTAATAGCAATAATGACTCACCGCTAATTCTACTTCTCGATGATGAGGCCAGAAATGGATCAATTCTTTCTTTTTGAGCTCTCCTCACAGATATAGCAAACTGAATCAGCCAGCAAATAAATTAGTAAACTGAAATATAACtcccatataaaatataaaaattaggcTACAATATTAATAGAACTATAATCCTTTGCATGattttttaacctttttaaaCACATATTTATTAGAACCGTATGTAAtgttttttatagtttataataacataattatccagcgctaaaaaaaaaaaaaaaagcaaattttGATTCTGTTATATTGTTTATacgcaaatcaaattatataaaaaagttatttttctttgtttttaataaagGAAGGCCCACGTCCtctaaattataacaaaaaaaacaaaggggGTGACGATTCAAGTACAGACAAAACAGGGCATAATCAATCACAATCAGACTCTATCATTGGTCTCAAACCTCACCATTTGTCCCACTATCCACACTAgcttattttaagatattataCTATTTTACTCTTAATCTATATGGAATTATGGATCATGTCATACAAGTTGCCATACAACTCCTGATATATCCTAACTGTTAGTTGTACCAAACTTTGATATTCATCTACATTCACTTGACGCCTAAGATATAGTAACAAAAATTACTCCACGTTCGAATTGACAGTGTTTGGTAGTATTATTTACCTCAGTATCAGTTTCTTTTGTTCAAGAGATTGATTGctccttgaaaaaaaaatcgaatgtCAGAGAGGGATGGACTCCAAGTCGATGAGGATGCGGTTGGGAATCTTCAAGTTAGATTCACCTAAGTTCCATCCGGCAGTATCCAATTTGAACAAGAAATCATCAAACTTGTTCTCCATCTCCGACAAGCTTTGCTTCAGCCAATGGAACACACTATCCTTGTTTTTCAAGCTTTCTTCCATGTTCTCGTATAACCAATATGCTTGCCAAAGACATCTCAACACGTCTCTGCTTGTCGCATTCACCTGCATTATTAGTTTAACAGAGATCAAGTAAAAGGAAGAAGGAGTGTGTAGAATACTAAAATAGCCCACAAATTATGTAAAGGAAGATAGTTTTAAACAAGAAATGATAAAAGAGTAAAACGGGTCGCGAGATAATAAGACTATAAGAGCATGTAACCCTGGATGGAtaagacataaaataataaaatgttgacCCCAAAGATACCCAAGAGTACTCTCTCACAAGTCTAGAAGCTTTGTTCCCTCGATTAAGCCGATATTACTGAAAAATAACTCCCTATTTCGTATGCTTCTCCAGTAACGTATTCTAATTATAAGAAGCAAAGTATAAATCAGCTCACGATCTCTTCTAAGTCCTAACCTGATATGCCAAATTACCCACCAGTGAATCTCTATCAGTTACTCGAGAAACTAACAAGAGAGTAATGCTTTCTGAGTTCTTTTCTCAAACAGTGCAAGTATGAACTATGATCGAGCAGATTTTTTTAATAGGGCCACACACGTACCTTAAAAGATACAGAAAACTCGGTATCCTTGTTCAACTTATTCAACGTAAGAATATATTTCTCCTTTGTGTATATCTTAAGAAGTGCTTTAACCTGGAAGTCAATGTTTCAAAAGAGCATGGACTTACAAATATAAGACCCTCTCACGAGTACAGATGGACGTAGTTAAAATGGAAGAAGATGATTACCTTAAAAACAGTCTTCTCCAAACCAGATACTTCTTCAAGAGAAACACCAAAGATGATCCGAGGTTTCATGAATCTCTGCCATACCAAAATGTTTTCTCGCTTGTTGCACTCAACATACCCTGTCAAGAGACAAAAGATGGGTCTTACTTCGAGGTTGAGTTATACGCTAGGAAAAAGAAAGGAGGAACATTCTAACCTGGTACAACAGAGTGCACAACATGAGACTGTACTAGGATACGAGCACGCTTAAGATTTATCTGGAAATATTTCAAATCATAAGTATTATTCAATTTATCCgagttttcttttcatattaaatatcaaatttgtaAGAAAATCCAAGTGAGAACTGGTACTGTGTCAAACCGTAGGACTGCAAGCGACTGGTAACGTAGCCATAGATGAACAAGTCTAATGCTCGTCCATGTAAGTGACACAAAGGGAAATGACTTTACAAGGCCGGGTGTGTCCTGCATCAAAGATTACAGTATGCAAACGCTCAAACATAAAACCAGTAAGATTTTAACAAGAATCCAATTGGGACTTTCTAATGAATAGATTTGAAAGAAATAACATACAATGATAAGAATGCCTAAACCAAGACCAATTAGCTGGGCAGCAACTTCCCACACTTCCTCCTGAGATGTTGAACAAGAATCAGAAAAGATAAAACATACTCCATGCTCGTATTTGGGTTTTTGACTAGACATACATGACTGGCATTACCTTGGCTGCTACCTCGCCAAGATTTCCTGAGATAGCAAAATGATTCTGTATGACCCTGAATGAAGGGTCTCTCAATCCTCTAGCCACGGCCTATTGCAAATAAAAACATTAGTACGTGCATGCACTCTCgattaaaactaatataaatgaaAGATTTGCAGGTGGAAGGAAAAGGGAACCACCTTGGCGAGATTTCCTGTGGATGCTAATAGTAGGAACTGGGTTGGATAGAGTTGTGTCGCCAGATCAAAGAAGCTGCAAAAGTAAACAAAACGCAATCAGATGCTATACATTGTTAATGGCTCACCAGGAACTGAAGTTCTGTACTACAAACCTTCCAGCACTGCCAATAAAATCAGCATACATGCGCCATTGCTTAGGATCATCGTCAAAAAGACTACCGAAGCGTCCACCTGGAAAAAAATACCCTTGTTACTGAAGAGGTTCTTATTAGATAAAACC
The window above is part of the Brassica napus cultivar Da-Ae chromosome C3, Da-Ae, whole genome shotgun sequence genome. Proteins encoded here:
- the LOC106433833 gene encoding protein root UVB sensitive 5 isoform X1, whose protein sequence is MKTCNEPVSQIIVMYCTLRLPLPLHIPRTRTTSSCKPKRRRVEHLRCRCAQSEEGTDDKSVRVKGVVSIVVVERYGNGTSKRYLLDDDDDDDSPLQGFLEEREPKPDTKTVGSNPSETNTLWLPDVVKDFVFPTGFPGSVSDDYLDYMLWQFPTNVTGWMCNVLVTSSLLKAVGVGSFSGSSPAATAAASAAAIRWVSKDGIGALGRLLIGGRFGSLFDDDPKQWRMYADFIGSAGSFFDLATQLYPTQFLLLASTGNLAKAVARGLRDPSFRVIQNHFAISGNLGEVAAKEEVWEVAAQLIGLGLGILIIDTPGLVKSFPFVSLTWTSIRLVHLWLRYQSLAVLRFDTINLKRARILVQSHVVHSVVPGYVECNKRENILVWQRFMKPRIIFGVSLEEVSGLEKTVFKVKALLKIYTKEKYILTLNKLNKDTEFSVSFKVNATSRDVLRCLWQAYWLYENMEESLKNKDSVFHWLKQSLSEMENKFDDFLFKLDTAGWNLGESNLKIPNRILIDLESIPL
- the BNAC03G00220D gene encoding E3 ubiquitin-protein ligase AIRP2; translation: MRKSFKDSLKALEADIQFANTLASEYPEENDGGFVQMRLSYSPAAHLFLFLVQWTDCHFAASLGLLRILIYKAYVDGKTTMSLHERKASIKEFYDVLFPSLLQLHGGINDVEERKQKEICDKRYRRTEKGKMSEVDLEREEECGICLEIRNKVVLPTCNHSMCINCYRDWRLRSQSCPFCRGSLKRVNSGDLWVYTSSREIVELPEIYKENVKRLLMYIDKLPLVARDHPTLVPYSPVPR
- the LOC106433792 gene encoding L-type lectin-domain containing receptor kinase VI.2-like, whose protein sequence is MDTARKLTVLLVSLLFGLFLVPSVPVRATTEFTFRGFKGNESAIRIAGEAAVIKPDGLLRLTNRASNVTGTAFYHKPVRLLETNRNATRVGSFSTRFVFVIIPSSSSSGGFGFTFTLSPTPNRPNAGSAQYLGVLNKENNGDPRNHVFAVEFDTVQGSGDDTDKIGNDIGLNFNNRTSDFQEPVVYYQNDDPNKREDFELESGNPIQALLSYDGATQTLNVTVYPAKLGFKPTKPLISRQIPKLLDVVQEEMYVGFTAATGKGDQSSDHYLMGWSFSSVGENTIAATLDLSELPPPPRNTTAKRGFNSQAIVLIVALSAVMVIMLVLLFFFVMYKKRLRQEETLEDWEIDHPRRFRYRDLYVATDGFKEAGIIGTGGFGTVFKGKLANSDDLIAVKKIIPNSRQGVREFMAEIESLGRVRHRNLVNLQGWCKHRTDLLLIYDYIPNGSLDSLLYSVPRRSGAVLPWNARLEIAKGIASGLLYLHEEWEQIVVHRDVKPSNVLIESNMNPRLGDFGLARLYERGSLTETTGLVGTIGYVAPELARNGKPSSASDAFAFGVLLLEIVCGRKPTDSGTFFLVDWVMGMHARGEILSAIDPRLGSDYDGGEARVALAVGLLCCHQNPASRPSMRGVLRFLNGEEEVAEIDGDWGYSKSSRSDFGSKFVPWSSSKASSSSSSSFVTRITSTSRVTSGG
- the LOC106433833 gene encoding protein root UVB sensitive 5 isoform X2 gives rise to the protein MKTCNEPVSQIIVMYCTLRLPLPLHIPRTRTTSSCKPKRRRVEHLRCRCAQSEEGTDDKRVKGVVSIVVVERYGNGTSKRYLLDDDDDDDSPLQGFLEEREPKPDTKTVGSNPSETNTLWLPDVVKDFVFPTGFPGSVSDDYLDYMLWQFPTNVTGWMCNVLVTSSLLKAVGVGSFSGSSPAATAAASAAAIRWVSKDGIGALGRLLIGGRFGSLFDDDPKQWRMYADFIGSAGSFFDLATQLYPTQFLLLASTGNLAKAVARGLRDPSFRVIQNHFAISGNLGEVAAKEEVWEVAAQLIGLGLGILIIDTPGLVKSFPFVSLTWTSIRLVHLWLRYQSLAVLRFDTINLKRARILVQSHVVHSVVPGYVECNKRENILVWQRFMKPRIIFGVSLEEVSGLEKTVFKVKALLKIYTKEKYILTLNKLNKDTEFSVSFKVNATSRDVLRCLWQAYWLYENMEESLKNKDSVFHWLKQSLSEMENKFDDFLFKLDTAGWNLGESNLKIPNRILIDLESIPL